The Candidatus Hydrogenedentota bacterium genome contains the following window.
ACGTAACAATGGGTAACTTCATTATCGACAATGTAGACCCCATGTCCGTGGGCGCTGTATAGGGTGGCCAATTCCAAATCTGCATCGCTGGGCGTGAGATCCCCCGACGGATGATTGTGCAGCACCACTTCACGGGTATCCAGCATGGAAAAGAGTGCGGGCACCGCCTTCGCATTACCACGCGCCAAAATACGAATCGCCACCAATATCCCGGCATCATCCATGGTACCGTCGCAAAACACCTCATTACCGCCTGCATCACGGATAAAGCCGCACATCGTATCAGCCGCCTCACGGCTCATTCTTTTGAGAATAGGCTCTCCGTTTACCATGAAATTCCAACTCCGACCTAAGGCTTTTGTGGGATTTAAAACATCGCCTTCACTACTGGTTCCCCTTTATCCCCGAGGATGAAAGGCTTTGTGTGCCTGGGAAAGACGCTCTGTACTTACGTGTGTATAAATCTGTGTAGTTCCAATATCAGCGTGACCCAACATTTCTTGGACAGCGCGCAAATCAGCGCCATGATCGAGCAGATGGGTCGCGAAAGAATGACGCAGCATGTGGGGCGTCACATTTTGTGAAATATTCGCCAAGGCGGCATAGCGTTTCACCAAACGCCAAACCGTGGTCCGAGACAGGCGCTTTCCCGTGGGACCAATAAATAGCGCGCCGTCACGGCCGGCCCATTTCATTCGCTCCTCAAGCCATCGACGGAGCTTTGTTTGCGCCGTACGACCCAGCGGAACCAAACGAAACTTGGCGCCTTTACCATAAACGCGAA
Protein-coding sequences here:
- a CDS encoding tyrosine-type recombinase/integrase; the encoded protein is RVYGKGAKFRLVPLGRTAQTKLRRWLEERMKWAGRDGALFIGPTGKRLSRTTVWRLVKRYAALANISQNVTPHMLRHSFATHLLDHGADLRAVQEMLGHADIGTTQIYTHVSTERLSQAHKAFHPRG